A part of Vigna radiata var. radiata cultivar VC1973A chromosome 11, Vradiata_ver6, whole genome shotgun sequence genomic DNA contains:
- the LOC106777165 gene encoding 2-hydroxyisoflavanone dehydratase-like translates to MTTMEIPNFVRVHEDGTIERLQGSPFVPPKLQDPTTNLSSKDVVISDKPPISARLYLPNGIQSQEDNLSINHKLPILVYFHGGGFFFESAFSQLHQNYFKAFLSVADILVVAVEYRLAPETPLPAAYHDCWEALKWVATKAEPWVLKHGDFDRVFVGGDSAGANIAHNIAMRAGAEALPGGVTVLGALVSHPFFLGSERIGSETEENLSFRVWKWIQPCDGGGFDNPLINPLSSAAASLSGLGCRKLLVCTAGVDELRERGLWYYEAVKKSGWKGKVELYEVDGEDHVFHVNDPETQNAHSMFKRFADFIFH, encoded by the coding sequence ATGACAACAATGGAGATTCCGAACTTTGTCAGAGTTCACGAAGATGGCACCATCGAACGCCTCCAAGGCTCTCCCTTTGTGCCACCCAAGCTTCAAGATCCAACAACAAATCTATCATCCAAAGACGTTGTCATCTCAGATAAACCTCCCATCTCTGCTCGTCTATACCTTCCAAACGGAATCCAATCCCAGGAGGACAATCTCAGTATCAACCACAAACTCCCCATCTTGGTCTACTTTCACGGTGGAGGATTTTTCTTCGAATCCGCCTTCAGCCAACTCCACCAGAACTATTTCAAAGCGTTTCTCTCCGTCGCAGACATTTTAGTCGTTGCTGTGGAGTACAGATTGGCGCCGGAGACCCCTCTTCCTGCGGCTTATCATGACTGCTGGGAAGCTCTGAAATGGGTGGCCACCAAGGCTGAGCCGTGGGTTCTCAAACACGGCGATTTCGACAGAGTGTTCGTTGGAGGTGACAGTGCTGGCGCTAACATAGCGCATAACATTGCCATGCGAGCTGGGGCCGAAGCATTACCCGGTGGTGTAACAGTTTTAGGCGCTCTGGTTTCTCATCCCTTCTTCTTGGGATCAGAGCGAATCGGGAGTGAAACGGAAGAGAACTTGTCCTTTAGGGTTTGGAAATGGATTCAGCCGTGTGACGGCGGTGGGTTTGACAACCCGTTGATAAATCCGCTGAGTAGTGCGGCGGCTTCGTTGAGTGGGCTTGGGTGTCGGAAGCTTCTGGTTTGCACGGCGGGGGTGGATGAGCTGAGGGAAAGAGGTTTGTGGTACTACGAGGCTGTGAAAAAGAGTGGGTGGAAAGGGAAAGTAGAACTGTACGAAGTGGACGGCGAGGATCACGTTTTTCACGTCAACGATCCAGAAACCCAGAATGCTCACAGCATGTTCAAACGCTTTGcggattttatttttcactag